CTCCTCGCCACGGCCTGGCCCGCCTCGCTGGGCGCCGTGGCGGATCTGGAGCACCCGACCAACCCGGAGAAGGCGCCCTGGTTCTTCCTCGGCCTGCAGGAGCTGGTCTCCTACTCGGCCCTCGTCGGGGGGCTGCTCTTCCCCACGGCGCTCTCGCTCCTGCTCCTCTCCCTGCCCTTCCTCGATCGGGAGCGGGGCGGGGTGGGGCGCTGGCCCCGGGGTGGGGCGCTCTTCTGGGAGCTGCTCCTGCCCGCGCTGCTCTCCCTGCTCCTCTTCGGCGCCCTGGCCGCGCGGCGCCTCTCCACCGAGGCCGCGCGCCTGGCCACCGGCGAGCTCGTGAACCCCGCGAGCGGGATGCTCCTCTTCGCCGGCCTCCTCTTCCTGGGGGTGCGGGCCCGCCGCGGCAGCGCCCGGGCGGGGCTGCGGGCGGCGCTGGTCTGCCTCTGCGTCGCGCTCCTCGGCGCGACCCTCCTGGGGCTGCTGCGGGGCCCCGACTGGGTGGTGGACCTGCTCGCCGCGAGCGGAGGCGCCGATGGCTGATCCGCGCCCGGCCCTCGATCTCGAGCGCGACGCGCGCCGCCTCTCGGCCGGGCTCCTCGGGGCGGCCTCGCTCCTCTTCGTGGCGCTGGCGGTGACCGGCGCCCGGGGGCTCGCGGACCGCCCCGCGCGGGCCGTCGAGCAGCAGGCCGGCGCCCTCGACGAGCCCGAGCGCTGCCTCACCTGCCACCCCGCCGGGCGGCGCGAGGCGCGGCCGGGCGCGCCCCCCCACCCCCACCGCGAGCACCTCGAGGCCGGCCTGGGCTGCGTGGTTTGTCACGGGGGGATCGGGCGGGCCACCCGCCTGCCGGCGGCCCACGCGCGGGCGCCGGACACCGGGCGCGATCCCCTCCTGCTGCCGCCCGGTCTGGAGGCGGCCTGCGGCCGCTGCCACCCGCCCGGCGTCGCCGGCAGCGAGACCCTCGCCCGGGGCGCCGCCCTCTTCCTGCGCCTGGGCTGCGCGGTCTGTCACCCGCCGAGCGAGGGCGGCCGGGGCGGCGACGCCTTCGGCCCCGATCTGCGGGCCCGCGCCTTCCTGCCCGCCGACACGCTGCGCCGG
This genomic stretch from Deltaproteobacteria bacterium harbors:
- a CDS encoding c-type cytochrome encodes the protein MADPRPALDLERDARRLSAGLLGAASLLFVALAVTGARGLADRPARAVEQQAGALDEPERCLTCHPAGRREARPGAPPHPHREHLEAGLGCVVCHGGIGRATRLPAAHARAPDTGRDPLLLPPGLEAACGRCHPPGVAGSETLARGAALFLRLGCAVCHPPSEGGRGGDAFGPDLRARAFLPADTLRRVIREPASVTPGATMPAFERSFGEEDPELEALVLYLTSLALPRPRSGDLHPGLRAGVEAPCTDCHAGPGGRASGRRPHRCVHLLARKESLRCEGCHAGGGLPAGERCPRVAAERGACVACHDGVREVLP